From a single Raphanus sativus cultivar WK10039 chromosome 3, ASM80110v3, whole genome shotgun sequence genomic region:
- the LOC108848019 gene encoding putative transferase At4g12130, mitochondrial, which yields MLRFNFRRQISNSTGIYRRKLHSGLEDAGPMASRLKSRSVVRFSGPDTIKFLQGLLTNDVRKFGESSGEKSSTVPTPNMPSVSTPPMYAALLTPQGRFLYDFFLYRPTRPDEKLDRTGSGPGSDPGRDGSVELFADVDVSVLDELLETLKKYRLRSKVDIENVAEEFSCWQRYGRNLSESSSVGWGGGVDRAGESTASGNKYGWQWYEDPRLDCLGYRSIFPSDTTPPLVEADKETDESNYLLWRLEHGVAEGSAEIPKGEAIPLEYNFVGLNAISFDKGCYVGQELIARTHHRGVIRKRLIPLRFTDSNGKEVNQKIAAGAEVVESGSGKKVGTVSTALGSRGMGVMRVEEAFKGSTELMVNGSEDVKVEAIKPSWWPAEWFQENQSGVASA from the exons ATGCTCCGATTCAATTTCCGTCGTCAAATCTCCAATTCCACCGGAATCTATCGCCGGAAACTACACAGCGGTCTCGAAGATGCCGGTCCGATGGCATCGAGGCTCAAATCCCGGTCCGTTGTCCGGTTTAGCGGACCGGACACAATTAAGTTTCTCCAGGGACTGTTGACCAACGATGTGCGGAAGTTCGGCGAATCTTCCGGCGAGAAAAGCTCGACGGTTCCTACTCCGAACATGCCTTCCGTTTCCACGCCGCCTATGTACGCGGCGCTGTTGACTCCTCAGGGGAGGTTTCTGTACGATTTCTTCTTGTATAGACCGACCCGACCCGATGAAAAACTCGATCGGACGGGCTCCGGACCCGGGTCGGATCCGGGTCGTGATGGGTCGGTAGAGCTGTTTGCAGACGTTGATGTCTCTGTCCTCGATGAACTGCTGGAAACACTCAAAAA ATATCGTTTGAGGTCCAAAGTGGATATTGAGAACGTTGCAGAGGAGTTCTCGTGTTGGCAGCGTTACGGTCGGAACCTTTCTGAATCTTCTTCTGTGGGCTGGGGAGGTGGTGTAGATCGTGCTGGTGAATCTACAGCTAGTGGTAATAAGTATGGATGGCAATGGTACGAGGATCCAAGGTTGGATTGTCTCGGTTACAGAAGCATTTTTCCTTCTGATACAACTC CGCCTTTAGTTGAAGCAGATAAAGAAACAGATGAAAGTAATTACCTTTTGTGGAGACTAGAGCATGGAGTTGCTGAAGGATCAGCTGAAATACCTAAAG GTGAAGCAATCCCGCTTGAATATAATTTTGTGGGTCTTAATGCAATAAGCTTTGACAAAGGATGTTACGTTGGTCAAGAGCTTATAGCTCGTACTCACCACCGAGGTGTCATACGCAAACGCTTAATCCCTTTACGATTTACTGACAGCAATggaaaag AGGTAAACCAGAAGATCGCAGCTGGAGCTGAAGTGGTTGAATCAGGGAGCGGCAAGAAAGTAGGGACAGTTTCAACAGCTTTGGGTAGCCGAGGAATGGGAGTGATGAGAGTAGAGGAAGCCTTTAAAGGCTCCACTGAATTGATGGTAAACGGGTCAGAGGACGTGAAGGTCGAGGCGATCAAACCGTCTTGGTGGCCGGCTGAGTGGTTTCAAGAGAATCAATCAGGGGTTGCCTCTGCT
- the LOC108846576 gene encoding ERAD-associated E3 ubiquitin-protein ligase HRD1-like — MVQQGKMMNSEELESSQMQTEPCSICLNNLVLDDGSSSKHGVPTRLTCSHVFHDGCLLEWFQRKDTCPLCRTLLYDPSMVLNNGELMLSEKNGE; from the coding sequence ATGGTCCAGCAAGGGAAGATGATGAACAGTGAGGAGTTAGAGAGTTCTCAGATGCAAACAGAGCCGTGTTCGATCTGTCTAAACAATCTCGTGCTCGATGATGGTTCGAGTTCGAAACATGGAGTTCCTACACGTCTGACGTGTTCCCATGTCTTCCACGATGGGTGTCTCTTGGAGTGGTTTCAACGTAAAGATACTTGCCCCTTGTGTCGGACTCTGCTTTACGATCCATCAATGGTTTTGAACAATGGAGAGTTGATGCTTAGCGAAAAAAATGGAGagtga
- the LOC108844880 gene encoding putative transferase At4g12130, mitochondrial codes for MLRFNFRRQISNSTGIYRRKLHSGLEDAGPMASRLKSRSVVRFSGPDTIKFLQGLLTNDVRKFGESSGEKSSTVPTPNMPSVSTPPMYAALLTPQGRFLYDFFLYRPTRPDEKLDRTGSGPGSDPGRDGSVELFADVDVSVLDELLETLKKYRLRSKVDIENVAEEFSCWQRYGRNLSESSSVGWGGGVDRAGESTASGNKYGWQWYEDPRLDCLGYRSIFPSDTTPPLVEADKETDESNYLLWRLEHGVAEGSAEIPKGEAIPLEYNFVGLNAISFDKGCYVGQELIARTHHRGVIRKRLIPLRFTDSNGKEVNQKIAAGAEVVESGSGKKVGTVSTALGSRGMGVMRVEEAFKGSTELMVNGSEDVKVEAIKPTWWPADWFQQNQSGVASA; via the exons GGTCTCGAAGATGCCGGTCCGATGGCATCGAGGCTCAAATCCCGGTCCGTTGTCCGGTTTAGCGGACCGGACACAATTAAGTTTCTCCAGGGACTGTTGACCAACGATGTGCGGAAGTTCGGCGAATCTTCCGGCGAGAAAAGCTCGACGGTTCCTACTCCGAACATGCCTTCCGTTTCCACGCCGCCTATGTACGCGGCGCTGTTGACTCCTCAGGGGAGGTTTCTGTACGATTTCTTCTTGTATAGACCGACCCGACCCGATGAAAAACTCGATCGGACGGGCTCCGGACCCGGGTCGGATCCGGGTCGTGATGGGTCGGTAGAGCTGTTTGCAGACGTTGATGTCTCTGTCCTCGATGAACTGCTGGAAACACTCAAAAA ATATCGTTTGAGGTCCAAAGTGGATATTGAGAACGTTGCAGAGGAGTTCTCGTGTTGGCAGCGTTACGGTCGGAACCTTTCTGAATCTTCTTCTGTGGGCTGGGGAGGTGGTGTAGATCGTGCTGGTGAATCTACAGCTAGTGGTAATAAGTATGGATGGCAATGGTACGAGGATCCAAGGTTGGATTGTCTCGGTTACAGAAGCATTTTTCCTTCTGATACAACTC CGCCTTTAGTTGAAGCAGATAAAGAAACAGATGAAAGTAATTACCTTTTGTGGAGACTAGAGCATGGAGTTGCTGAAGGATCAGCTGAAATACCTAAAG GTGAAGCAATCCCGCTTGAATATAATTTTGTGGGTCTTAATGCGATAAGCTTTGACAAAGGATGTTACGTTGGTCAAGAGCTTATAGCTCGTACTCACCACCGAGGTGTCATACGGAAACGTTTAATCCCTTTACGATTCACTGACAGCAATGGAAAAG AGGTAAACCAGAAGATCGCAGCTGGAGCTGAAGTGGTTGAATCAGGGAGCGGCAAGAAAGTAGGGACAGTTTCAACAGCTTTGGGTAGCCGAGGAATGGGAGTGATGAGAGTAGAGGAAGCCTTTAAAGGCTCCACTGAATTGATGGTAAACGGGTCAGAGGACGTGAAGGTGGAGGCGATTAAACCGACATGGTGGCCGGCTGATTGGTTTCAGCAGAATCAATCAGGGGTTGCCTCTGCTTAG